One [Clostridium] saccharolyticum WM1 DNA segment encodes these proteins:
- a CDS encoding TraX family protein: MKEPISARTRGLSGNTLKMIAIVTMLIDHIGVAVIENGVLRYQTVRPAYEAFGMPGGSMWTVMDLALRTMGRIAFPIFCFLLVEGFFHTRDIKKYGTRLFLFALISEIPFDLALFGKWYYPDYQNVYVTLFIGLCVLYWYEKFSGDLVRRTLIFFAGCVAAVLLKCDYNIIGIAMILLFYIYYGNKKMQTIFAGILAAYESLGCFGAAILAFIPIRMYNGTRGKGNFKYFFYWFYPAHLILLYILRLFIIQ; the protein is encoded by the coding sequence ATGAAGGAGCCGATCAGTGCCCGTACTAGAGGATTATCAGGAAATACCTTAAAGATGATCGCCATTGTAACCATGCTCATAGACCACATCGGCGTGGCTGTCATTGAAAACGGCGTATTAAGATACCAAACCGTCAGACCGGCTTACGAAGCTTTCGGCATGCCGGGAGGAAGCATGTGGACCGTCATGGACCTGGCACTTCGGACCATGGGGAGGATTGCATTTCCCATCTTTTGTTTTCTTCTGGTTGAAGGGTTTTTCCATACCAGGGATATAAAAAAGTATGGAACCAGACTTTTTTTGTTCGCACTTATTTCCGAGATCCCCTTTGATCTGGCGCTCTTTGGCAAATGGTATTACCCTGATTATCAGAATGTATATGTTACCCTGTTTATCGGCCTTTGTGTCCTTTACTGGTATGAAAAGTTCTCAGGGGATCTGGTCAGGAGGACTTTGATATTTTTCGCCGGTTGCGTCGCGGCTGTTTTATTGAAATGTGATTATAATATCATTGGGATTGCTATGATCCTGCTGTTTTATATTTATTACGGGAATAAAAAAATGCAGACCATTTTTGCAGGAATCCTGGCCGCCTATGAAAGTCTTGGGTGCTTTGGGGCCGCTATTCTGGCTTTCATCCCCATCCGCATGTATAACGGAACAAGGGGAAAAGGAAATTTTAAATACTTTTTTTATTGGTTTTATCCCGCGCACCTGATTTTGCTCTATATCCTGCGGTTATTTATCATACAGTAA
- a CDS encoding TatD family hydrolase, producing MIFDTHAHYDDEAFDEDREELFASLFAHGIEAVTNVGASMKTSRSTLELAENYPYIYGAIGVHPNETGEMTEEDMQWLKEQSSHKKIVAIGEIGLDYYWDEPDHETQKTWFIRQLGLAKEVKLPVVIHSRDAAKDTLDMMKAEGGKDIGGVIHCFSYGKEIAREYLNMGYYLGIGGVLTFKNARKLKEVVEYMPMEQLVLETDCPYLAPAPNRGKRNSSLYLPYVVQEISTIKGIPEDAVIEITNQNAKRLYNL from the coding sequence ATGATTTTTGATACACACGCCCATTATGATGATGAGGCATTTGATGAAGACAGAGAGGAACTGTTTGCAAGCCTTTTTGCCCATGGCATTGAGGCTGTCACCAATGTAGGCGCCAGCATGAAAACCTCCAGAAGCACCCTGGAGCTGGCTGAGAATTATCCATATATATATGGGGCCATCGGTGTTCACCCCAACGAAACCGGAGAGATGACGGAAGAAGACATGCAATGGCTGAAGGAACAGTCTTCTCATAAAAAAATCGTGGCAATCGGCGAAATCGGCCTTGACTATTACTGGGATGAGCCGGACCATGAGACCCAGAAAACATGGTTTATCCGTCAGCTTGGTCTGGCAAAGGAGGTAAAGCTTCCTGTTGTCATCCACAGCCGGGATGCGGCAAAGGACACTTTGGATATGATGAAGGCCGAGGGAGGAAAGGACATTGGCGGAGTGATCCACTGCTTTTCTTATGGAAAGGAGATCGCCAGGGAATACTTGAATATGGGGTATTATCTGGGGATCGGAGGCGTTCTCACCTTTAAGAATGCCAGAAAGCTGAAAGAGGTGGTAGAGTACATGCCCATGGAACAACTGGTTCTGGAAACAGACTGTCCTTACCTGGCTCCGGCACCCAACAGGGGAAAGCGCAATTCCTCCTTGTATCTGCCTTATGTGGTACAGGAAATCAGCACGATCAAGGGGATACCGGAAGATGCGGTCATTGAAATCACCAATCAGAATGCCAA